The Raphanus sativus cultivar WK10039 unplaced genomic scaffold, ASM80110v3 Scaffold0653, whole genome shotgun sequence DNA window TAatcgagaaatcaagaaatAGTTGGTCATGGCTTGCGGAAGATTGCTATAAGGATAGTCGAGAACGCATAGTTGTAAGTGAAGCAAGCTTAAGCTAAGGACATGTAGTTTAGATATTGAAAAATGATGTCTATTTGTAAGTGAAGCTACACATTCACTCGAAGTGGATGCGGTGGAAAGCAACTCAATTCAGGAAACGAGACCTCATGAAGCATCAGATTATTTTTCGTGATTGATTTTGATCAGAAGTAACTAAATATCACAACATTAATTTCTGCAACGATTGATAGAAGCTGTAAAAGAGATGGTCACAGTTTCAGAATTACATCACAGAAAGTAGAGTTTTATCTCCTAATTTCTATTAATTATAGGTTCAAATATTTGTATCCTAtccatgtaatattttttatacgcATAAACATTATATTCACGTAGTAGCAAACCCAGTCTCTATTCATAGGAACGGAACACATATGAGTGTGCAcaagaaggaaaaaagaaaagaaatagaaagCTTGAAGACCAAGAAAATAGTACCAATtattaaaaagcttaaattcaaaaaaaaaaaaacaacaacaaagaagagaaacccCTATAGGTAGGGATCAATCATTCCTGAAACTTGGTAGGAACCAACGAGCTCTAGAgaatgaaacagaggaagaaacaAGTGGTGGTAGTTGTTCAGCCTTCTTTGAATCGAGATTGAATACAAAGATTTCAGTGTCGCACTCGTACCAACCTATCTCATCGCCTGTGAAGTAAATGGAGTTACTAGTGATGCCATCCTGGTCCTTAGCAAGCACTGTAATacccaaatctaaaataatCGCCTCATCTCCCAAAGAAAAAATTTCCTCCAGCCCATTTGATGAATCCATCTTGAAGATTTTAAAGTTCCATGTTTCGGACAAAAAAGGACTTTCGCTCTTAACAATTAAGACATCTCCTCGTACAGTGACTACCACGTTCTCCCTCGTGCGAACCTCTTGGACATGATCTGGAATATTAGGCAATCTCATCCGACAGcttaatatttttggttgtaCGCGTCCCCCTCCTACGCTAACTCTGGAAACTTGCAGCGGAAATTCACCAGAAAAGTCGAAAATACGCAGTTCATCATTGGCGAGACAATAGAGTTTGTGATCTTTGAATACCATGTCATCTTGGATGCCTTCCGAGATTTGTTTCCACGATTTATCACCTTTCTTCAAATAAAGTAGAGTATCTCCTATGACAAGGTAATCTTTGGTTTTCTCGTCTATCCACAATATCGGAGAGTAAAATCGTCGATCCCAAATAGGAGGCAGATTGATTCTCTCGCGGGTTAagagatttaaaatataaacagaGGCTTCCTTGTTTTTCAAACTAGGATCCATCAAAAGCCAGCTTCTACATGTCGCCAGACAATTGATTTCTGTAAAGTCGTCGGCAAGATGTTGAGTTTTGTAGAGcttttcttctttatcttcaGGATTGAACAAGAGACAGTAATTCTTTTCCTCAGGGAATAGAATCATCCAAGGGATCTTATTGTTTGGCTTTGATTTTCTCGAAGCAGATCCCCATGATGAACAAACTGATTTAGCCCTTTCGAAATCGGCAAATCCAAGGCGCTCCAAGATCAGCTGCATGAGATCTAGAGGTAGCTCGGACCAGCAATGAGAGTTTCTTCGGGTCACAGAGACGGCTGGAGATTTTGGAGGAGATTGGGCTAAGGCTAACGGTTGTGAAGCCATCTGACGAAACCTTAACCACCAAGCTTCAATTTTTTGggatataatattagttttcaCTCTCTCAAAACCCTTAATttgatgcatatatataataacaaaaaaaaactttataatatattaaaagataattactCCATATCTTTAAATAGCCCACAGCTTcatttttaaagaaacaaaaagtgtTGTATTTTGGCAATAatcatttatttgtttgtctAACCATTACAAATCTCGAAAACTTTAATTTATGCATGTCAATAAGACATATCTAtatagtaaataattttaatttatacacagaaaatcatatttattactttttagaAAAGAGAATCATGGATACATGTACATAAGATTAATTTATGCATATACTGTAAGTTCATAATCTTAGtactattttcattttttccccAAAATTCATCAAATTCTAATTAAGAAtatgatattatcattatttgaaaaaaaattccagttctaaataagtatataatatCCCAAAATAATGAATCATAGATTTATTGTAGACTTGCATGTCTCATTAGGATCTTATACAACTCATCtttccaaataataaaaatctcattttaAAAAGAAGGAGATTCTTGTCCATTTTAGATTGTAGACGATCACAccataatgataatatatattcatcatAATGATCTACAAATTCTgcgtataaataaaaaatttactatataCATATGTCTTATGGACTcattaaattaagttttttgagagagtgaaaactaaaaatataatattttctcctAAACTGAAGGCTTCACTGCTAAGATTTCGTCAGATACCTTCAACACCTTTAGCCCAATCGCCTCCTCATCACAACATATCGGATTGACGATAGGTCCGGacattttacccggacccgaagacccgacccaaaaccgacccgaaaaaactCGGTTCGGGTAGAAGTCGGCCCGATCAAATTACCCATCAGGTCTTGTCGTAGAGAACCCGCGGATCTGGatccgacccgacccgaacccgaaatccggcgggtacccgaattaataatgtaaattaaataaaatgaatcaagGGGGAATCGAAGATGGGTTATTTGTCTAAAGAGCAAGGGGGTCAACCAGTAGGAGACAACCAATTATTGTTTTATCTcgcatagtttagtatatatacacattttaatatactaaaacaaacattttaaataaaatttcaaatattttcggatatattaatacttttagatgtttttttgtatttttagatatttttttaggtcgaaccgaacccgatccaaacccgaaccaGAACCGTaccgataaattctagttacccgaatgggtccaactatctgagacccgacccgacccgactTGACCCGAaaccgaaaatttgaaattaccctatcgggtcaTGAACTCCTAGACCCaaaagacccggacccgaaaggACCCGACCCAAACCCGACCCGACGACCCGAATGCCGATGCCTAATTGACGATTTAACTCTCCGGTATTGCGGATAGACAATAAATTGGTATATAAGAGATATGAGTCTGTatatttgatgacaaaaaaaagtatataagagattttttataatttaataatagaaAAATCTTATCAAAAGGAATAATAGTGATGAATACTATTGAATAGTTAGTCTCTAAGACCTTCTCCAAtctatttctctattttttctttctaaaaataattattcttaTAAGATTCTTTATCTATTTTACAATTAACACTTTTTACTTATGAATGTTATAAATTGATCCATTTCTTAcacattttgattttttcatgaaatttcagtattatttaaactaagaattttattacaaaaatacacaatacaaaataaaataaaaagatattcactaaaaataaatattgctatatttgacaaaaaatgaCTAATTATCCATTCAAAAAtgagaaatgaaatatttatcaaaGTTGTTGgagtattttatataattagtatttaggtagtgttacaaaaaataaatccCCTAAGAAtggtaaatataaattaatcaatttaattattttgcttTGACACACATTATAGAACGATGTGAAATcattcaaaatatacatttcCTTATATACATATGTAATTACCGAGAcatatgtaattataaaatcaatcaACTTAAATTACGAATTGATTGACAATTTTCAATATTTGTCCAATCAGATTAGGCaaactttctttatataattttatgtcaACAAAAACTCCGTAGTTTACCAATAACTACACGTCATTAAAAGTACTAAAGGATGATTTGCAAAAATCAATCAATTTGCCATTAGAAATTCATCCttcatttatgtatataaattaaattctaTAATGGCTAAATATCGATATATATTTTtcacaacatatatatagacTTACGTCAGTATGGcgtttattaaaaactaaatagaTCTTTGCATTTGTAGATCAAGCATCTAGAATCTTCATACCTTGTGTGATTATTATTACGGAGTCTATATATGAAGATTCAACAAAGAGTACATAATAATATCAGTGATATCCATTGAGGAAATCTATATGCAATACCAAACATATAGATTGTACTAACTGAGGTTCATTTTAGCacacaatatataaaattatctaaaatacatatacttcagaaaaagaataaaaaaacttttttagtGATACTGTGTCTACACATTTTATCAAATCCAAATAAAAAGCATAAAAGTTATGAAACGATACCACCATTTTATCGCGAAGCTcaagattataaaattaaaaagtaaaagaagatataatcaaattgtaatatataatagattaataatttttatacaaaaataagaccacaataaaaataatagataataaaaaatcaaaacaattgttaggaaaaatataataaaataaagaaatataaaaataaatataaaaacaaaaatatttttttatataaaagatagATGTTAaaccctttaacaaaaaaaaatataaaagatatatgttaagttattctaacaaaataaatgtagaatgtattttaagtatttatGTCAAGAATTctaaaaaaactataaacataGATCCACAActgtataaaaataaactatatagttaTATAGTCGAATAATAGACATAcgatataaaataatgtaaggaaaatgaataaaaatagataacttcaaactaaaaaaataaataaataattctacaccatcaaaataaaaacagaataaaatttcaaataaacaatcttattaatcatataaacaatatatttaacgGTAATGAGAATGAAActgaagaaataataaaaatcaataaaataatgatttatactaatatagaacaaaacattttaaaataaaaacaaatattaaaaaaaatcaaaaatattactctaactatctaaattattttcaaactaTAATCCTGCCCTacgggcgggccgaccctagtgtTATATAGATTCTTCATAAAGTTTCGTAAGCCTGGATTTTGTAACCTTTCTCGGTAAATTACATAAAAGACTTATAAAGAGTCGCCATATAATTTCCTTACCTTATTTCTATAAAAAAACAATGTACACTACAAAGATCTTTCGTTTGTTTCATAAAAGCATATGTTATTAGCTTAATGAATATGATAAATCTTTACGTTTGTTTCACAAAACCTTTGGGTCAAAACATACTAAAatagtattattaaaattttaatagttgATGAATGAATAAATAGGATAATTCATTTGATTGATAAACTGCCTAATTAACAATATGTGTAATACACAAGtgaattgattttaaaatatttacttttaataaaactttgtaGACTTATATTGTAAGTCGTAAGATAAAAAATGTATTGACTCAGTAAGAAAGGAAGCAAAATCAACCATTGTTTGTTTAAGAAACTTGTGTAAGCTATTGTAGATTTAGATGATTTTTATATTcgattttaatataaataataaaatttaaatactatatttcagtttatctcttatttatttgattaatcttaatatttttatattaattatctattttattttgatttatatgttatttgtaTGTCTTGACCTACAAAGAGAAACCCCTATAGCTAGGGAGATCAATCATTCCTGAAACTTGGTAAGAACCAACGAGCTCTAGAGAacgaaacagaggaagaaacaAGTGGTGGTAGTTGTTCGACCTTCTTTGTATCGAGATTGACTACAAAGATTTCAGTTTCCATTTTTCTGCGGAAACTGATGTTTATcttccaagcataaaccgtcataagatttataggtttttaagaaatcgtaagtgggccacGAATCAAGTTTAGAACTCTTTGGGCCGTTTTTTGGTTCGAGACGTttgttacgatttctccgataaaatTAAGTTTTCGCGGTTTCATCGTAGACCAAGCTGATGATCCCATTTAATTGAGAAATCAAGA harbors:
- the LOC108848868 gene encoding F-box protein At1g69090-like; its protein translation is MASQPLALAQSPPKSPAVSVTRRNSHCWSELPLDLMQLILERLGFADFERAKSVCSSWGSASRKSKPNNKIPWMILFPEEKNYCLLFNPEDKEEKLYKTQHLADDFTEINCLATCRSWLLMDPSLKNKEASVYILNLLTRERINLPPIWDRRFYSPILWIDEKTKDYLVIGDTLLYLKKGDKSWKQISEGIQDDMVFKDHKLYCLANDELRIFDFSGEFPLQVSRVSVGGGRVQPKILSCRMRLPNIPDHVQEVRTRENVVVTVRGDVLIVKSESPFLSETWNFKIFKMDSSNGLEEIFSLGDEAIILDLGITVLAKDQDGITSNSIYFTGDEIGWYECDTEIFVFNLDSKKAEQLPPLVSSSVSFSRARWFLPSFRND